One genomic region from Candidatus Bathyarchaeia archaeon encodes:
- a CDS encoding serine protein kinase RIO: MAFRERVEKKLHEEEKEYEIEQLMKEKRSEEYEVLEEVFDRSTLMVIYDFMNSGVIDRIYGVVKAGKESRVYWGKDKAGNELAIKIYLTVSAEFRKGMLKYIEGDPRFKNVKRDTRSLIFAWAQKEFKNLEQALAAKVRVPKPIAVRNNVLIMEFIGKNGISAPSMKEQPPENPERIYKMLITYLKRLYQKAELVHGDLSEYNIMIWRGRPVLFDMSQAVPLSHPMADFLLNRDIANINKFFGRLGVEVLSPNEFYRVVTGIGSA, encoded by the coding sequence TTGGCTTTTCGAGAGCGTGTTGAGAAAAAGCTCCACGAAGAGGAGAAGGAATACGAAATTGAACAGCTAATGAAGGAGAAGCGTAGCGAGGAATACGAGGTTTTAGAGGAAGTTTTCGACCGCTCAACTCTAATGGTCATATATGACTTCATGAACAGCGGCGTCATAGACAGAATCTACGGCGTTGTAAAAGCCGGAAAAGAGTCCCGCGTTTATTGGGGTAAAGACAAAGCTGGAAACGAATTGGCAATAAAAATCTACCTAACAGTTTCGGCCGAATTTAGAAAGGGAATGCTCAAATACATTGAAGGCGACCCAAGGTTTAAAAATGTAAAGCGGGACACCCGCTCGTTAATCTTCGCATGGGCTCAAAAGGAATTTAAAAATCTTGAGCAGGCATTAGCCGCAAAGGTTAGGGTGCCAAAGCCCATAGCCGTGAGAAACAACGTGCTTATAATGGAGTTTATCGGGAAAAATGGCATAAGTGCGCCGTCAATGAAGGAGCAGCCTCCGGAAAACCCTGAACGAATTTATAAAATGCTTATAACCTATCTTAAGAGGCTTTATCAAAAGGCGGAACTTGTTCATGGAGACTTAAGCGAATACAATATTATGATTTGGAGGGGGCGTCCAGTGCTCTTTGATATGTCGCAAGCTGTCCCATTATCCCATCCCATGGCTGATTTCCTCCTAAACAGGGACATAGCCAACATTAACAAGTTTTTTGGTCGTTTAGGAGTTGAGGTTCTTTCGCCAAACGAGTTTTATAGGGTGGTCACTGGGATTGGCTCAGCCTAG
- a CDS encoding class I SAM-dependent methyltransferase has product MKKRETYPDVYENPFYYDAAFSFRDIAREVDFFEKCIKRFSKIKVERVLDIGCGPSPYMLELVKRGYSFTGLDISKPMLDYSLEKAKKTGVGIEVIHADMRNFKVKGSFDFAFCTLGSLTVETNKELLTHLDSMASCLKKGGLYLLDGGIQFDWTKLGGESWTVIKDGLVINVAWSVSPLNYVEQKIVERITLEVIEEGKTRVFMTEKVGKLIFPQEFIELLERNGKFEFVGWFNNFDLEQPLEKAEKFNRPITVLRRK; this is encoded by the coding sequence ATGAAAAAGCGGGAAACTTATCCAGATGTTTATGAAAACCCATTTTATTATGATGCTGCCTTCAGCTTTCGAGACATAGCCAGAGAGGTTGACTTTTTCGAGAAGTGCATTAAAAGATTTTCAAAAATTAAGGTTGAACGAGTCCTTGACATTGGATGCGGTCCAAGCCCCTATATGCTGGAGCTTGTTAAGCGAGGCTACTCTTTTACTGGTTTGGATATAAGCAAGCCCATGCTAGACTATTCTCTGGAAAAGGCGAAAAAGACTGGTGTTGGAATAGAGGTTATTCATGCGGATATGCGCAACTTTAAGGTTAAAGGGAGCTTTGATTTTGCCTTCTGTACACTTGGCTCATTGACGGTTGAAACAAACAAGGAACTTCTCACACATTTGGATTCTATGGCTTCATGCCTCAAAAAAGGTGGCTTATACCTTTTAGATGGCGGCATCCAATTTGACTGGACAAAGCTTGGAGGAGAAAGCTGGACCGTAATAAAGGACGGGCTTGTTATAAATGTAGCTTGGAGTGTTTCACCGCTAAACTACGTGGAGCAGAAAATAGTTGAGAGGATAACCCTCGAAGTTATTGAGGAAGGAAAAACGAGAGTTTTTATGACTGAAAAGGTTGGCAAGCTGATTTTTCCACAAGAGTTTATTGAACTTCTTGAAAGGAATGGCAAATTTGAGTTTGTTGGCTGGTTTAACAATTTTGATTTGGAACAGCCTCTCGAAAAAGCTGAGAAATTCAACAGACCGATTACTGTGTTGCGGAGAAAATAG
- a CDS encoding acyl-CoA dehydratase activase: MSEDNFEYWRWREYHLIVPNVRLEKAKVITAGIDIGSVSSKAAIMVDGKIYSISVMRTGSSSPDSAKKVLENALEGTGIKLRDINYIVGTGYGRVNVPMANSTVTEIACHAKGANYIWGPTVRTILDVGGQDIKAIRCDERGKVLSFLMNDKCAAGTGRGMEVLADLLKIPIEEMGAASLKVDEEPDPVSCTCVAFARTEAISLLRRGWSKEKVLASYMRAMAIRMCNLLERVGCEKDLVITGGQSKNIGIVSRVEEITGFKTLPPPNWRENGRDPMAAGAIGAALFAKALFEKTANKA, from the coding sequence ATGAGCGAAGACAATTTTGAGTATTGGAGATGGCGTGAATACCACTTAATAGTGCCAAACGTAAGATTGGAAAAAGCTAAGGTCATAACCGCCGGCATAGACATAGGTTCAGTGAGCTCAAAGGCAGCGATAATGGTGGATGGCAAAATATACTCTATAAGCGTTATGCGAACAGGCTCCAGCAGCCCAGACAGTGCCAAAAAAGTTCTTGAAAATGCTCTCGAGGGAACAGGAATTAAGTTAAGGGATATTAACTATATTGTTGGCACCGGTTATGGAAGGGTTAACGTTCCAATGGCCAACAGCACTGTCACAGAGATTGCATGTCACGCAAAAGGCGCCAACTATATTTGGGGACCCACGGTTAGAACGATACTGGATGTGGGTGGCCAGGATATAAAAGCCATCAGATGCGACGAGAGGGGCAAAGTGCTTTCATTCTTAATGAACGATAAATGTGCTGCTGGCACCGGCAGGGGCATGGAAGTTCTCGCCGACCTATTGAAGATTCCAATAGAGGAGATGGGCGCGGCCTCCCTTAAGGTGGATGAGGAGCCAGACCCCGTGAGCTGTACATGTGTGGCCTTTGCAAGAACAGAGGCTATTAGCCTACTGCGTAGAGGATGGTCGAAGGAGAAGGTTTTAGCCTCCTACATGAGAGCCATGGCAATCCGAATGTGCAACCTCCTCGAAAGAGTTGGATGCGAAAAAGACCTAGTGATCACCGGCGGGCAATCAAAAAACATAGGCATAGTCTCCAGAGTAGAGGAGATCACGGGCTTCAAGACGCTTCCACCACCAAACTGGAGGGAAAACGGCCGAGACCCGATGGCCGCTGGAGCCATAGGCGCCGCCCTCTTTGCTAAAGCATTATTTGAGAAAACTGCAAACAAAGCATAG
- the gcvPB gene encoding aminomethyl-transferring glycine dehydrogenase subunit GcvPB — translation MFRQARWDEPVIFNLGKAGRVGYTLPKVEEDVKGAVGDLNMLIPENLQRKDAPRLPELSEPEVIRHFIRLSEMNYGVDSGLYPLGSCTMKYNPKINEFLAGLPKLGMLHPYQNESTVQGVLEILYRLERWLAEITGTAEVCLQPSAGAHGEFLGVCIMRAYHRLKGESEKRKDVLIPDSAHGTNPASAAMAGFNVVVIPSDEEGCVDLEALKAAVSDRTAGLMLTNPNTLGIFEKNIEEIAKIVHEAGGLLYYDGANLNPILCKVRPGDMGFDIVHINIHKTFGTPHGGGGPGAGPVGVTEELAKFLPVPRIVFDGERYRLDYDRPYSIGKIRCFYGNVAVLLKAYAYILSLGREGLEEVAEVSVLNANYVMRKLREIEGLALPYNSEKPRKHECVFSAKPLKNKTGVSALNIAKRLLDYGLHAPTIYFPLIVEEALMIEPTETAEKEELDRFVEAMREICREAREKPEEVLMAPHNTAVRRLDEVRASHPQTMALSWRMYQKKLAAKKP, via the coding sequence ATGTTCAGGCAAGCTCGCTGGGACGAACCAGTAATTTTTAATCTTGGAAAAGCTGGACGAGTAGGCTACACTCTGCCAAAAGTTGAGGAGGATGTCAAAGGGGCTGTCGGCGACTTAAACATGTTAATTCCAGAAAACTTGCAAAGGAAAGATGCGCCTAGGCTTCCGGAACTTTCAGAGCCTGAGGTTATCCGTCATTTTATTCGGCTTTCGGAGATGAATTATGGTGTTGATTCTGGGCTTTACCCCCTTGGAAGCTGCACAATGAAGTATAACCCGAAAATAAACGAGTTTTTGGCTGGTCTGCCAAAATTGGGCATGCTCCACCCATATCAGAATGAGAGCACTGTGCAAGGCGTGCTGGAAATCCTTTATAGGCTTGAGCGTTGGCTTGCCGAAATAACGGGAACAGCCGAAGTCTGCCTTCAGCCGTCTGCTGGTGCTCATGGAGAGTTTTTAGGAGTCTGCATAATGCGCGCCTATCATAGGCTGAAGGGCGAATCTGAAAAGCGGAAAGACGTGCTTATTCCAGACTCCGCCCACGGAACTAATCCGGCAAGTGCAGCCATGGCTGGCTTCAACGTCGTTGTTATCCCATCCGACGAAGAGGGCTGTGTGGACTTGGAAGCCTTAAAGGCGGCAGTTTCTGACAGAACCGCCGGTCTGATGCTGACAAATCCAAACACGCTTGGAATATTTGAGAAGAACATTGAGGAAATAGCCAAAATCGTCCACGAAGCTGGCGGACTCCTATACTATGATGGGGCAAACCTGAACCCGATACTTTGCAAGGTTAGACCCGGCGACATGGGCTTTGACATAGTCCACATAAATATTCACAAAACTTTTGGCACACCTCATGGTGGCGGAGGCCCAGGTGCCGGCCCAGTAGGCGTTACTGAAGAGTTGGCCAAATTCTTGCCTGTTCCAAGAATTGTTTTTGATGGCGAGCGCTACCGCCTAGACTATGATAGGCCCTACAGCATTGGCAAAATCAGATGCTTTTATGGGAATGTCGCCGTTTTGTTGAAGGCTTATGCCTACATCCTCAGTCTTGGACGGGAAGGCTTAGAGGAGGTTGCAGAAGTTTCTGTTTTGAATGCGAATTATGTTATGCGGAAGCTTAGGGAGATTGAGGGTTTGGCGCTTCCCTACAACAGCGAGAAGCCTAGAAAGCACGAGTGTGTTTTTAGTGCTAAGCCTTTGAAAAACAAGACTGGGGTTTCAGCCCTGAACATTGCGAAACGACTATTAGATTATGGGCTTCATGCGCCTACGATTTATTTTCCGCTAATTGTTGAGGAAGCCCTAATGATTGAACCGACGGAGACCGCTGAAAAGGAGGAGCTTGACCGCTTCGTAGAAGCCATGCGGGAAATTTGCAGAGAAGCCCGTGAAAAACCAGAAGAAGTTTTGATGGCGCCCCATAACACCGCTGTTCGTAGGCTTGACGAGGTTAGGGCGTCCCATCCCCAGACAATGGCTTTAAGCTGGCGGATGTACCAGAAGAAACTGGCTGCCAAAAAACCATAA
- the eif1A gene encoding translation initiation factor eIF-1A — protein sequence MGKKKVISEEELSEMVLPSGNDVLGVAVKLLGFDRVLVKCQDGNERLCRIRGKMKRRVWIREGDVVLVSPWDFQSNIRGDVIWRYTHAQAEWLRKKGYLTI from the coding sequence TTGGGAAAGAAGAAGGTCATAAGTGAGGAAGAATTAAGCGAGATGGTATTGCCTTCCGGGAACGATGTTTTAGGTGTAGCTGTCAAGCTTCTCGGTTTTGACCGTGTTCTGGTTAAGTGTCAAGATGGAAATGAGCGGTTATGCCGCATAAGGGGTAAAATGAAAAGGCGGGTTTGGATCCGCGAGGGAGACGTTGTCCTCGTTTCTCCATGGGATTTTCAGTCCAACATTCGCGGGGACGTGATTTGGCGTTATACCCACGCGCAGGCGGAGTGGCTTCGCAAGAAGGGTTATTTGACAATTTAG
- a CDS encoding KH domain-containing protein → MAQPSTFVRIPKERVGVLIGPRGETKRAIEKMLSVELRVESDTGGVTITLAENAEDPSVLLRAKDVVTAIGRGFSPEHAFRLIQDEEAVLDIIDLRIIFGRSESDIRRVKGRIIGMDGKTRRIIEELTDTNIAVYGHTVGVIGKVENAQVAREAIQMLIEGRQHATVYKFLHRKRRELKKGMLELWERPEEL, encoded by the coding sequence TTGGCTCAGCCTAGCACCTTTGTAAGAATCCCAAAAGAACGTGTGGGCGTGCTGATAGGCCCTAGAGGAGAGACTAAGAGGGCTATTGAAAAGATGCTCTCAGTTGAGCTCCGAGTGGAAAGCGACACGGGCGGCGTAACAATTACATTGGCTGAAAACGCTGAAGATCCATCCGTCCTCTTAAGGGCTAAAGATGTGGTGACAGCTATAGGCAGAGGCTTCTCACCGGAACACGCTTTTAGGCTGATTCAGGACGAAGAGGCCGTTCTGGACATAATAGACTTGCGGATAATCTTTGGAAGGTCGGAGTCGGACATTAGGCGTGTGAAGGGTAGAATAATTGGTATGGATGGCAAAACAAGGAGAATAATTGAGGAACTAACAGACACGAACATAGCTGTTTACGGGCACACTGTAGGCGTTATCGGAAAAGTTGAAAACGCCCAAGTGGCAAGAGAAGCCATCCAAATGCTGATTGAGGGGCGGCAACACGCAACAGTCTACAAATTTCTTCACAGAAAGCGCAGAGAACTCAAAAAGGGAATGTTAGAACTGTGGGAGAGACCAGAAGAATTGTAA
- a CDS encoding iron-sulfur cluster assembly protein, which translates to MNELESKVYEAVGKVIDPETGLSFAEMHMIKSVKEEEPGVVKVEFIPSSPFCPIAFKLAMDIKREALKVPGVKKALVYCRGHMMEQQINEATNKE; encoded by the coding sequence TTGAATGAGCTGGAAAGTAAAGTGTATGAAGCTGTTGGCAAAGTGATCGACCCAGAAACAGGTTTGAGCTTTGCTGAAATGCATATGATTAAAAGCGTTAAGGAAGAAGAGCCCGGCGTTGTTAAGGTTGAGTTTATTCCTTCAAGTCCTTTCTGCCCAATAGCCTTCAAACTAGCCATGGACATTAAACGTGAAGCCCTAAAAGTTCCAGGTGTTAAAAAGGCGCTGGTTTATTGTCGCGGGCACATGATGGAGCAGCAGATTAACGAGGCGACAAACAAGGAATAA
- a CDS encoding cob(I)yrinic acid a,c-diamide adenosyltransferase, translating to MKYNGRENCLGYIYLYTGTGGGKTTNALGLALRSIGHKRKVVIIQFLKWWKNTGEYKVRKVLAPYYEIYQFGRKGWHGLSNLGEEDKKLAKKALKFAEKIVKEKKPHLLVLDEINLALHCKLLDVKEVLEFLDKIPKRTDVVLTGRYAPKELIDRADFVNEIVDVKHPAEMVTTKGIQY from the coding sequence ATGAAATATAATGGACGGGAAAATTGTTTGGGTTACATTTATCTCTACACGGGAACCGGTGGGGGAAAGACGACAAACGCTTTAGGCTTGGCGTTGCGTTCTATCGGGCACAAGCGCAAAGTGGTCATAATTCAGTTCTTGAAATGGTGGAAAAACACCGGAGAATATAAAGTTAGGAAAGTGCTGGCGCCCTATTATGAGATTTACCAGTTTGGACGCAAAGGATGGCATGGGCTAAGCAATCTAGGCGAAGAAGACAAGAAACTGGCTAAGAAAGCGCTGAAGTTTGCAGAAAAAATTGTCAAGGAAAAAAAGCCCCATCTGCTTGTTTTGGACGAGATTAATTTGGCACTGCACTGCAAACTCTTAGACGTAAAAGAGGTTTTAGAATTTTTGGACAAAATTCCGAAGAGAACAGATGTTGTTTTGACTGGGCGGTATGCTCCCAAAGAGTTGATTGATAGGGCTGATTTTGTAAACGAGATTGTTGACGTTAAGCATCCAGCCGAAATGGTTACAACAAAGGGCATACAATACTAA
- the gcvPA gene encoding aminomethyl-transferring glycine dehydrogenase subunit GcvPA translates to MVEIGLKGKGHPYIPNSNPKIKQEMMREIGIKSIDELYSDIPEKYFLKKPLNLPEALSEFEVKRHVEALLSKNKTCEDMPVFLGAGCWPHYVPAVVKEIVQRSEFLTSYTPYQPEISQGMLQALFEYQSMICELTAMDVANCSMYDWASALGEAARMASRVTKRNEIFIPRIIHPERKATLQTYTEPADISIKEIAYNPETGQLDLDDLERKISDRTAAVYIENPSYLGFVEEHVDEIGSIAHKHGALFIVGVDPTSLGVFKPPGEYGADIVVGEAQPLGNSMNFGGPLLGIFACRDDLNLVRQMPGRIIGLTTTTDGGKHGFCMVLQTREQHIRREKATSNICSNEALCAVASAVYMALLGPQGLRELGETIMYRSNYAMRLLSRIEGVKAPVFKSLHFKEFTVNFDSAGLSVKEVNEKLLGMGIHGGKDISKEFPELGQTALYCVTEIHSKEDIGLLAKSLEKIVQKR, encoded by the coding sequence ATGGTGGAAATCGGCTTGAAAGGAAAAGGTCACCCATATATTCCAAACTCTAACCCGAAAATTAAGCAGGAAATGATGAGGGAAATAGGCATAAAAAGCATTGATGAACTTTATTCAGACATCCCAGAAAAATACTTTCTTAAAAAGCCGCTGAACCTTCCTGAAGCTCTATCAGAATTTGAGGTTAAAAGGCATGTCGAGGCCTTACTATCAAAGAACAAGACATGCGAGGATATGCCAGTTTTCCTCGGTGCTGGATGCTGGCCTCATTATGTGCCAGCCGTGGTAAAAGAAATAGTTCAAAGAAGCGAGTTCCTAACTTCTTACACGCCTTATCAGCCTGAAATTTCGCAAGGCATGCTTCAAGCCCTTTTTGAGTATCAGAGTATGATTTGCGAATTAACAGCCATGGATGTTGCCAACTGCTCTATGTATGATTGGGCTTCAGCCCTAGGCGAAGCGGCACGCATGGCTTCAAGGGTGACCAAACGCAACGAAATATTTATCCCGAGGATCATCCATCCAGAGAGGAAGGCAACCCTTCAAACCTATACTGAACCAGCCGACATAAGCATAAAGGAGATAGCCTACAACCCCGAAACTGGACAGCTAGACCTAGACGATTTGGAAAGAAAAATTTCTGACAGAACAGCCGCCGTTTACATAGAAAATCCATCTTATTTGGGCTTTGTTGAAGAGCATGTTGATGAAATAGGCAGCATAGCTCATAAGCATGGCGCCCTCTTTATAGTTGGTGTTGACCCAACATCCCTTGGAGTTTTTAAGCCCCCAGGCGAGTATGGTGCAGACATAGTAGTCGGCGAAGCTCAACCCCTCGGAAACTCCATGAATTTTGGCGGCCCTCTTTTGGGCATTTTTGCATGCCGAGACGACTTGAACCTTGTTAGGCAGATGCCCGGGCGCATCATAGGCCTAACAACAACCACTGACGGGGGTAAGCACGGGTTCTGTATGGTTCTGCAAACCCGCGAGCAGCATATTAGAAGGGAGAAGGCCACCTCAAACATATGCTCTAACGAAGCCTTGTGCGCTGTGGCCTCAGCTGTTTACATGGCCCTGCTGGGTCCTCAAGGCTTGAGGGAGCTCGGCGAAACAATAATGTATAGGTCTAATTATGCCATGCGTCTCCTTTCAAGAATAGAGGGTGTAAAGGCTCCAGTTTTCAAATCTTTACACTTCAAGGAGTTCACCGTAAACTTTGACAGCGCCGGCTTAAGCGTTAAAGAAGTTAATGAAAAGCTTCTGGGCATGGGTATTCACGGGGGCAAAGATATTTCAAAGGAGTTTCCAGAACTTGGTCAAACCGCTCTATACTGTGTGACTGAAATTCATTCCAAAGAGGATATAGGCCTTCTTGCAAAATCGCTTGAGAAAATCGTCCAAAAGAGGTGA
- a CDS encoding nucleoside phosphorylase, which translates to MIREDEPIFTPQDFIRYVAEVKKLPIGTIKVPERLLITYQRSAYEYAKSLINGKLLEWWIYGENQPFCVGKFNDVEVGLGRFWIGAPAAATTLEEVIACGAKEIFEVGLSGGLQPFLKPGDIIIVTEAIRDEGTSHHYFPPEVKVESSEDLRNRLLKQLNVDGVKHYCGKVWSTDGVYRETRGKFLKFKRAAVLAVNMETSAIFAVSKYRGTKVASVQVISDVLSETGWLPAFEHETVKEGVKIAINTVLKTLSKAD; encoded by the coding sequence TTGATTAGAGAAGATGAGCCAATTTTCACACCGCAAGATTTTATCCGCTATGTAGCAGAAGTCAAAAAGCTCCCTATAGGCACAATAAAAGTTCCGGAGCGCCTTTTAATCACGTACCAGAGAAGCGCATATGAATATGCAAAGTCCCTTATCAACGGCAAACTCCTTGAATGGTGGATTTATGGAGAAAACCAGCCCTTCTGTGTGGGAAAATTTAACGATGTGGAAGTTGGGTTGGGGCGTTTCTGGATTGGCGCGCCAGCCGCCGCAACAACATTAGAAGAGGTGATTGCTTGCGGTGCAAAGGAAATATTCGAGGTTGGATTATCTGGGGGCTTGCAGCCGTTCCTAAAACCAGGCGACATTATTATAGTGACCGAGGCAATACGGGATGAGGGGACATCACACCACTATTTTCCGCCCGAAGTGAAAGTTGAATCCTCCGAAGATTTGAGGAATAGGCTACTCAAGCAGTTAAACGTGGATGGCGTCAAACACTATTGTGGCAAGGTTTGGTCAACGGACGGTGTTTATAGGGAGACACGCGGCAAATTCCTCAAATTTAAGAGGGCCGCTGTTTTGGCCGTAAACATGGAAACGTCAGCCATCTTTGCAGTTTCAAAATATCGAGGCACTAAGGTGGCCTCTGTGCAGGTCATATCAGATGTTTTATCCGAAACCGGCTGGCTTCCAGCCTTCGAACATGAAACGGTTAAGGAAGGCGTAAAAATTGCAATTAACACTGTTTTGAAAACGCTTTCAAAAGCTGATTGA
- a CDS encoding 4Fe-4S binding protein has protein sequence MHIITYYGYADASGEYYIAIDSEKCNGCGDCVWACPQSALEIAYIMVDIEEKPLAAVKEEHRKKLKYTCSPCKPEKDTPPCTAACKQRAITCIWKSGRR, from the coding sequence ATGCATATAATTACCTATTATGGCTATGCAGACGCTTCTGGAGAATATTATATAGCCATTGATTCCGAAAAGTGCAATGGCTGCGGCGACTGTGTATGGGCTTGTCCTCAGAGCGCGTTGGAAATAGCCTACATAATGGTTGACATTGAAGAAAAGCCCTTGGCCGCCGTGAAAGAGGAGCATCGCAAAAAGCTAAAGTATACATGTTCACCATGCAAGCCTGAAAAAGACACGCCACCTTGCACTGCGGCTTGCAAGCAAAGAGCAATTACGTGTATTTGGAAAAGTGGAAGGCGCTAA
- a CDS encoding DUF2099 family protein — protein MSVSVMRVKGEHEIYCCGARVRISDKGVEVLSEPTIEYCPLHEALYGTKKIDVEAVRKSVEMKIAGFGFCCGNRAFNDEPIVAYGASEMMRVWLEKKLIDCAVIVCEGAGTVIISNGRLVQSIGARLTGIVRTSPIPEIIRKIKDDGGIVLDEASASIDQNRGVKRALDFGFRRVVVSVAGFQSKAISEIRKVEADAKADVLIFSVCNTCVGKADVEHIAKADVVCASASKTLREEIGKRALLQLGVTIPVYALTDKGKHLVLAYLAEFRDKLVIFRTGRLPYEVDGKGPRLKSV, from the coding sequence GTGAGCGTTAGCGTTATGCGTGTTAAGGGCGAGCATGAAATATACTGCTGTGGCGCCCGCGTACGCATTTCAGACAAAGGTGTGGAAGTTTTAAGTGAGCCAACGATTGAGTATTGTCCTCTTCATGAAGCTCTTTACGGCACGAAAAAAATTGATGTTGAGGCTGTGCGGAAAAGTGTTGAAATGAAGATTGCTGGTTTTGGCTTCTGTTGTGGAAACCGCGCCTTCAACGACGAGCCAATTGTGGCTTACGGAGCTTCCGAAATGATGCGGGTATGGCTTGAAAAGAAACTTATCGATTGCGCGGTTATTGTTTGTGAAGGCGCTGGCACAGTGATAATTTCTAATGGGAGGCTTGTGCAATCCATCGGCGCCCGCCTAACTGGAATAGTGAGGACTTCGCCAATACCGGAGATCATCCGAAAAATCAAAGACGACGGTGGAATAGTTCTTGACGAGGCATCAGCCTCAATTGACCAAAATAGGGGGGTTAAAAGGGCTTTAGATTTTGGGTTTAGGCGGGTTGTTGTAAGTGTTGCAGGTTTTCAATCGAAAGCCATAAGCGAAATTAGAAAAGTTGAGGCTGATGCGAAAGCCGACGTCTTAATTTTCTCCGTCTGCAACACATGCGTTGGCAAGGCGGATGTGGAGCACATAGCCAAGGCGGATGTTGTCTGTGCCAGTGCTTCGAAAACACTTCGAGAAGAAATTGGCAAAAGGGCACTGTTACAGTTGGGCGTAACAATACCTGTTTATGCCCTAACAGATAAGGGGAAACACCTCGTTCTGGCTTACTTGGCTGAGTTTAGGGATAAACTCGTCATTTTTAGAACTGGTAGGCTTCCCTATGAAGTGGATGGCAAGGGACCACGACTTAAAAGCGTTTAA
- a CDS encoding DUF424 family protein — MKIRKIGNNVLLSICDAEILGKTLREGKIVFHVTEEFYKGAEVELEEAIAMIENSTIVNMIGKNVVQKAVERGYVHPEAILNIEGVPHAQIVKL, encoded by the coding sequence ATGAAAATCCGGAAAATCGGCAATAATGTATTGCTTTCCATCTGCGACGCTGAAATTCTTGGAAAAACACTGCGTGAGGGGAAAATAGTCTTTCATGTAACAGAAGAGTTCTACAAGGGCGCAGAGGTGGAGCTTGAAGAAGCCATAGCTATGATAGAAAACTCAACAATTGTTAACATGATTGGAAAAAACGTCGTGCAGAAGGCTGTTGAAAGGGGCTACGTCCACCCGGAGGCCATTCTTAACATAGAGGGTGTTCCGCACGCGCAAATAGTGAAGCTTTAG
- a CDS encoding translation initiation factor IF-2 subunit beta produces MEHQLMKYDYEALLKRARSQLPEITSKRERLEIPSLHYTVVGMRTIVHNFREIAEILNRDPQHILKFLTGELATAAIMQESRVIFQGKFPRETIERLLQRYMETFVICPVCKRPDTKIVKEKRLSFLVCEACGAKSSVRHL; encoded by the coding sequence TTGGAGCATCAGCTAATGAAATATGACTATGAAGCACTGCTTAAGAGGGCGCGTTCCCAACTTCCAGAAATCACTTCAAAACGGGAGAGACTGGAAATTCCAAGCCTCCACTACACGGTTGTGGGCATGCGCACAATAGTGCACAATTTTAGAGAAATTGCTGAAATACTGAACCGTGATCCGCAGCACATCTTAAAGTTTCTGACAGGAGAGTTGGCGACTGCGGCAATAATGCAGGAGTCACGGGTTATTTTTCAAGGCAAGTTTCCAAGGGAAACAATTGAGAGGCTCCTTCAGAGGTATATGGAAACCTTCGTTATATGCCCGGTTTGCAAGCGTCCAGACACTAAAATTGTGAAGGAGAAACGCCTATCTTTCCTTGTATGCGAGGCTTGCGGCGCAAAGTCCTCTGTTAGGCACCTATAA